The following are from one region of the Candidatus Acidulodesulfobacterium ferriphilum genome:
- a CDS encoding cytochrome ubiquinol oxidase subunit I — MGVFMDSLALILARFQFGMTAFFHFLYPPLTIGLGVLLVIAEGIYVYSKNQDYLRITRFFAKLFAINFVVGVATGIVMEFQFGTNWSQYSSFVGAIFGAPLAIEGLFAFFMESIFIGVMLLGWNRLSAKAHWVSTIFVAFGSTLSGVWILVANSWMQSPRGYKIGSNGIPKMTNFWHVVFNPYFPSEFLHVIAGAWEYSAFFMAGVASWFLIKNSKDMVMRKALKVAVIAGVIIACLQIVLGDISAREVVRYQPTKLAMMEAQWHSQRYAPETLFALPNNKTESNGPQIGIPGMLSMLAYMNPAAKVMGFNESIKYINNKYDLKLTPAMFPPVWIVFWSFHIMMYLGFYFAAVMIIALILLLKNKLYDSRKMLKVFWFSTFLPLIALELGWFTTEIGRQPFTVYGLLTTVKSVSPNVSALEVGLSLFMFVMIYITLAAFAIFLFKKELNERLKGKDELAGEVSGMAGAKAKEVLS, encoded by the coding sequence ATGGGGGTGTTTATGGATAGTTTGGCTTTAATTCTGGCGCGGTTCCAGTTTGGAATGACGGCCTTTTTTCATTTTCTTTACCCGCCCTTAACCATCGGGCTTGGCGTGCTGCTTGTTATTGCAGAGGGAATTTATGTTTATTCGAAAAATCAGGATTACCTGAGAATTACGCGCTTTTTTGCAAAATTATTCGCAATTAACTTTGTTGTCGGCGTTGCGACAGGAATAGTTATGGAGTTTCAGTTTGGAACAAACTGGTCTCAATATTCTTCTTTTGTCGGTGCAATATTCGGCGCGCCTCTTGCCATAGAGGGCTTGTTTGCCTTTTTTATGGAATCTATTTTTATAGGTGTTATGCTGCTGGGGTGGAACAGGCTTTCGGCCAAGGCACACTGGGTATCGACGATATTTGTGGCCTTTGGTTCGACTTTGTCGGGCGTCTGGATTCTTGTGGCAAATTCATGGATGCAAAGTCCAAGGGGTTATAAAATCGGTTCAAACGGAATACCTAAGATGACAAACTTTTGGCATGTCGTTTTTAACCCCTATTTTCCATCGGAGTTTCTCCATGTAATTGCGGGCGCATGGGAGTATTCAGCATTTTTCATGGCGGGGGTAGCTTCATGGTTTTTAATTAAAAACAGCAAAGACATGGTAATGAGAAAAGCCCTGAAAGTAGCCGTTATAGCGGGTGTGATAATCGCGTGTCTTCAAATCGTATTGGGAGATATCAGCGCAAGAGAAGTGGTCAGGTATCAGCCGACAAAATTAGCAATGATGGAGGCGCAATGGCATTCTCAAAGATATGCCCCTGAAACGCTTTTTGCCCTGCCGAACAATAAAACCGAGTCTAACGGACCGCAAATCGGGATTCCCGGTATGTTAAGCATGCTGGCTTATATGAATCCGGCGGCCAAAGTTATGGGTTTTAACGAATCGATAAAGTATATCAATAATAAGTATGATTTAAAGTTGACGCCGGCCATGTTCCCGCCCGTATGGATAGTATTCTGGTCGTTTCATATTATGATGTATTTGGGGTTTTATTTTGCGGCGGTGATGATTATAGCCCTTATTCTTCTGTTAAAAAATAAACTATACGACAGCCGAAAAATGTTAAAAGTTTTTTGGTTTTCGACATTTTTACCGCTTATAGCGTTAGAACTTGGCTGGTTTACGACGGAGATAGGGCGGCAGCCCTTTACCGTTTACGGACTGCTTACGACCGTAAAGTCCGTATCGCCCAATGTCAGCGCATTGGAGGTAGGGTTATCCTTGTTTATGTTTGTGATGATATATATAACCCTTGCCGCGTTTGCTATTTTCTTATTTAAAAAGGAACTAAACGAAAGACTGAAAGGGAAGGATGAACTTGCCGGCGAGGTAAGCGGCATGGCCGGCGCAAAAGCTAAGGAGGTGCTGTCATGA
- the cydB gene encoding cytochrome d ubiquinol oxidase subunit II: MNLNILWFILVAVLILGWSVMDGFDYGVGGLLRFISKNDDERRYVMNAIGPVWEGNQVWLILGGGAVFAAFPRVYASVFSGFYLAFMLVVWLIIFRAVSFEFRSRVESKSWRNFWDTDITVTGLGISLLLGVAIANILMGVPLNKDHIDYQSLFSLLNIFGLTGGLLSLSMFLMHGSAYLIMKTEGEIQKRARVFASGFAYAYIIFTILFLLLSLVFAQRLANNSFGIIGDIVPVIMIIGGIGVIVSAKSLSDIKPFAYSVLGIVGAVASLAVGIFPDIVPSSINPEYSLNIYNSASNHLTLFVMLIATIIGLPLVLIYAFYAYKKFGLKVKMDESSY; the protein is encoded by the coding sequence ATGAACTTAAACATATTGTGGTTCATTTTGGTTGCGGTTTTAATTTTGGGCTGGTCGGTTATGGATGGTTTTGATTACGGCGTCGGCGGGCTTTTAAGGTTTATATCCAAAAATGATGATGAAAGAAGATATGTAATGAATGCGATAGGCCCAGTTTGGGAAGGGAATCAGGTTTGGTTGATATTAGGCGGCGGAGCGGTTTTTGCGGCTTTCCCGCGGGTTTACGCTTCCGTTTTCAGCGGGTTTTATCTCGCGTTTATGCTTGTCGTATGGCTGATAATATTTAGAGCGGTTTCTTTTGAATTTAGAAGCAGGGTGGAAAGTAAAAGCTGGAGAAATTTTTGGGATACCGATATCACCGTTACGGGCCTCGGCATCTCTTTATTGCTTGGCGTCGCGATAGCCAACATCTTAATGGGCGTTCCTTTAAATAAAGACCACATAGATTATCAATCGCTTTTTAGTTTATTGAATATTTTTGGCCTGACGGGGGGACTTCTGTCGCTATCGATGTTTTTGATGCACGGTTCAGCTTATCTTATTATGAAAACCGAGGGAGAGATTCAAAAGAGGGCAAGGGTTTTTGCGTCAGGATTTGCTTACGCATATATTATCTTTACAATATTATTTTTATTGCTCTCTTTGGTATTTGCGCAAAGGCTTGCAAACAACAGCTTTGGCATTATAGGGGATATTGTTCCGGTTATTATGATAATCGGCGGAATCGGCGTTATCGTATCGGCTAAATCATTAAGCGATATTAAGCCGTTTGCTTACTCTGTGCTTGGAATCGTAGGAGCGGTTGCGAGCTTAGCCGTCGGGATATTTCCCGATATCGTTCCGTCGTCCATAAATCCGGAATACAGCCTTAATATTTATAATTCCGCATCGAATCACCTTACGCTTTTTGTAATGCTCATAGCGACTATTATCGGACTTCCGCTTGTTTTGATATATGCATTTTATGCGTATAAAAAGTTTGGATTGAAGGTTAAAATGGATGAAAGCAGTTATTAA
- a CDS encoding Rrf2 family transcriptional regulator, which produces MKISRASDYAIRGLVYMAKKPAGSICFVKDIAKNTDSPASFMSKIFQSLAKSGLVHSFIGTKGGFTFNIPPENITIKMIVEIIDGPVVLNRCVVNKSSCRNVGNCDVHFMWADIQKMLTKALSSYSIADFASNTHKNKLSEYDLNFS; this is translated from the coding sequence ATGAAGATTTCAAGAGCCAGCGATTATGCTATTAGAGGCTTGGTTTATATGGCAAAAAAGCCGGCAGGAAGTATATGTTTTGTAAAAGATATTGCTAAAAATACCGATTCACCCGCTTCTTTTATGTCTAAGATTTTTCAATCTCTGGCAAAAAGCGGTCTTGTACATTCTTTTATCGGAACGAAAGGCGGGTTTACGTTTAACATTCCGCCCGAAAATATTACCATAAAAATGATTGTCGAAATTATAGACGGTCCTGTTGTTTTAAATAGATGCGTCGTTAATAAATCATCCTGCCGGAATGTGGGCAATTGCGATGTGCATTTTATGTGGGCCGATATTCAAAAAATGCTCACAAAAGCCTTAAGTTCTTATTCTATTGCCGATTTTGCAAGTAATACGCATAAAAATAAGCTGTCGGAATACGATTTAAATTTTTCTTAG
- the ric gene encoding iron-sulfur cluster repair di-iron protein: MRRDADDLFLRSVGEIASENPEKIEVFKKYGVDFCCGGNKTLKEACEESGIDEKFIANELNAVKERGLEKDKNYVSNQRANNWNTDFLIDYIVNIHHTFLRIHLPEATEYVEKIAHVHGDRHRELIRIRELFIKMSQALIIHLDKEEKELFQHIKNQETGGIMGEINDAEYDHEYVGHILKEMNFLSSGYLSPEDACASYRHAYKLLKNISDDIMIHIHLENNILFKKI; encoded by the coding sequence ATGAGAAGAGATGCGGATGATTTATTTTTAAGGAGCGTCGGCGAAATTGCATCAGAAAACCCTGAAAAGATAGAGGTATTCAAAAAATACGGCGTCGATTTTTGCTGCGGCGGCAATAAAACATTAAAAGAGGCATGTGAAGAATCCGGCATAGACGAAAAATTTATCGCCAACGAATTAAACGCCGTTAAGGAACGCGGTCTGGAGAAGGACAAAAATTATGTTTCAAATCAAAGAGCGAACAATTGGAATACAGATTTTTTAATCGATTACATAGTTAATATTCATCACACATTTTTAAGAATTCATCTTCCCGAAGCAACGGAATATGTAGAAAAGATTGCCCATGTTCACGGAGACCGCCATCGGGAACTTATCAGAATAAGGGAACTTTTTATAAAAATGTCGCAGGCTTTAATTATTCATTTAGATAAAGAGGAAAAGGAGCTTTTCCAGCATATAAAAAACCAGGAAACCGGCGGGATTATGGGAGAAATAAACGATGCGGAATACGACCACGAATATGTCGGGCATATTCTTAAGGAGATGAATTTTTTAAGTTCCGGCTACTTAAGTCCCGAAGATGCCTGCGCTTCTTACAGGCACGCTTACAAACTGCTAAAGAATATTTCAGACGACATAATGATTCATATACATTTGGAAAACAATATACTTTTTAAAAAAATCTAA
- a CDS encoding c-type cytochrome has protein sequence MIMPKNNKNIIKIGIFVSLGLILILAVPVLALLVFMKTSNGSNLKNLKTKNGRAIFYNLGCVKCHNIRALNIKGGHVGPDLSGAYSNVEKVYRKSLNDFLKNPAGTMYFILMFNHLSKENRKIIIAELKKAQTIENKNKK, from the coding sequence ATGATTATGCCAAAGAATAATAAAAATATTATTAAAATAGGTATTTTCGTTTCCCTCGGACTTATTCTCATTTTAGCCGTACCTGTTTTAGCCTTATTGGTTTTTATGAAAACCTCTAACGGAAGCAATTTAAAAAACCTTAAAACTAAAAACGGCAGAGCTATATTTTATAATTTAGGGTGTGTCAAATGTCATAACATAAGGGCTTTAAATATTAAAGGGGGACATGTCGGCCCCGACCTTTCAGGTGCGTATTCCAATGTCGAAAAAGTTTACAGAAAAAGCCTGAACGATTTTTTGAAAAATCCGGCCGGAACGATGTATTTTATTTTGATGTTTAATCATCTGAGCAAAGAAAATAGAAAAATTATAATAGCCGAATTAAAAAAGGCGCAAACGATAGAAAATAAAAATAAAAAATAA
- a CDS encoding nitric oxide reductase — MSKSIYYDEKSVNKFLKITLSLTIIVLVAILVYGTFKVYYGAPPIPGQVISAKGKTLFTGQDIVAGKARFQEFDLMDYGSIYGNGAYFGPDFTDQYLHREVKYYRDFESQKLYKKPYNQISPRDRDYIKSLVISKIKKNRFSSAGNVLTYTPGEIYAFDKIQKRIENLYTNGNPKLGIGKDLVPSKYDIKRIVEFYSWAAWSAGTLRPGVDHTYTNNWPYNRGAGNVPPTYLYTWTFASIAVFIALAGLVIWFFLTYISPGWQEAPAMLDNWKPMEDLGNFKITHSMKKAGKYFFLGAFLLGLQIIAGMLLAHYYAERSSFFGINTLTILPFNIVKSWHIQLAILFIASMWLGAGIFVSKYIGGGKEPKWQSFLIDFLWWALLIDGVAALIGMYLGAKGYFHKGLWFFIGNQGLEYLQLGRLNQIIVFVGLLLWVVILYRALKPNFIKNTDKWSVEWLLLISASTIGLMYVFGMFPLAWILKNWTITDFWRWWVVHLWVEGTFEFFAVVVIGYFFLAQGLVKRQTIENTLLLEILLIFLGGIIGTGHHFYFIGDASIWIALGSMFSFLEVIPLLLLTMQAVYEKNVLVKAGKEFPQDLSFKYLEASTFWNFVGAGVFGSLINTPLMNYYEHGQYLTINHGHTALFGVFGLLGIALSYYVLRMIVEPSKWSDKAGRIALWCFNAGMILWVILNFLPEGFMQFAASVKHGYWYSRSIYFYDKTDMWLWLRSPGDLVFTIGVLVLFIDITIKLLQVKKSVKE, encoded by the coding sequence ATGAGCAAAAGCATTTATTATGATGAAAAATCGGTAAACAAATTTTTAAAGATCACGTTATCGCTTACGATTATAGTTCTTGTCGCCATATTGGTTTACGGAACGTTTAAGGTATATTACGGCGCTCCGCCAATACCTGGACAGGTAATAAGCGCTAAGGGTAAGACCCTTTTTACGGGACAGGATATCGTTGCAGGCAAAGCAAGGTTTCAGGAATTCGACCTGATGGATTATGGCAGTATTTACGGGAACGGCGCATATTTCGGGCCGGATTTTACCGACCAGTATCTTCACAGGGAGGTTAAATATTACCGCGATTTCGAGTCGCAAAAACTTTATAAAAAGCCTTATAACCAAATTTCCCCGCGTGACAGGGATTATATAAAATCACTTGTAATATCAAAGATAAAGAAAAATAGATTTTCTTCGGCAGGAAATGTTCTCACATACACTCCGGGCGAGATATATGCCTTCGACAAAATTCAAAAAAGGATTGAAAATCTTTATACGAACGGCAATCCCAAATTGGGAATCGGTAAAGATTTAGTTCCTTCAAAATATGATATAAAAAGAATAGTCGAATTTTATTCATGGGCGGCATGGAGCGCGGGAACGTTAAGGCCGGGCGTTGACCATACTTACACCAATAATTGGCCGTATAACAGAGGGGCGGGCAATGTTCCGCCGACTTATCTCTATACTTGGACATTTGCTTCCATAGCCGTTTTTATTGCATTAGCAGGACTTGTCATCTGGTTTTTCCTTACCTATATTTCTCCCGGCTGGCAGGAGGCTCCGGCAATGCTTGATAACTGGAAGCCGATGGAAGACTTGGGCAATTTTAAAATCACTCATTCAATGAAAAAAGCAGGCAAATATTTTTTCTTAGGCGCTTTCTTATTAGGTTTGCAAATAATAGCAGGTATGCTTTTAGCTCACTATTATGCCGAAAGGTCTTCATTTTTTGGCATAAATACCCTTACGATACTTCCTTTTAATATCGTTAAATCATGGCACATCCAGCTTGCAATTCTTTTCATCGCTTCGATGTGGCTCGGCGCAGGCATATTTGTTTCGAAATATATAGGCGGCGGAAAAGAACCTAAATGGCAATCCTTTCTCATTGATTTTCTATGGTGGGCATTATTAATCGACGGGGTTGCAGCCCTTATAGGAATGTATCTTGGCGCAAAAGGCTATTTTCACAAAGGTCTATGGTTTTTTATCGGCAATCAGGGTCTTGAATATTTACAATTAGGCAGACTTAATCAGATTATAGTGTTTGTCGGTCTGTTACTCTGGGTTGTTATACTTTACAGGGCATTAAAACCTAATTTTATAAAAAATACCGATAAATGGAGCGTTGAATGGCTCCTTTTAATCAGCGCGTCAACTATCGGCTTAATGTATGTGTTTGGGATGTTTCCTTTAGCGTGGATTCTCAAAAACTGGACGATTACCGATTTTTGGAGATGGTGGGTCGTTCATCTATGGGTTGAGGGGACATTTGAATTCTTTGCGGTTGTGGTTATAGGTTATTTCTTTCTTGCTCAGGGTCTCGTAAAAAGACAGACAATCGAAAACACCCTGCTTCTTGAAATACTCCTTATATTTTTGGGAGGAATTATCGGAACGGGGCATCATTTTTATTTTATCGGCGATGCCTCGATATGGATAGCTCTCGGTTCGATGTTTTCGTTTCTTGAGGTTATCCCGCTTTTACTTTTAACAATGCAGGCTGTTTATGAAAAAAATGTTTTAGTAAAGGCAGGGAAAGAATTTCCGCAGGATTTGTCGTTTAAATATTTAGAGGCTTCGACATTCTGGAACTTCGTCGGCGCCGGTGTTTTCGGGTCATTAATCAACACCCCGCTTATGAATTATTACGAACATGGTCAGTATCTGACGATAAACCATGGACATACGGCTTTATTCGGCGTCTTTGGCCTTTTAGGAATTGCCTTAAGCTATTATGTCCTGAGGATGATTGTCGAACCTTCTAAATGGAGCGATAAAGCCGGTAGAATAGCTTTGTGGTGCTTTAATGCAGGTATGATTCTATGGGTGATTTTAAATTTTCTGCCGGAAGGATTTATGCAGTTTGCGGCATCCGTAAAACACGGTTACTGGTATTCGAGAAGCATTTACTTTTATGATAAGACCGACATGTGGCTGTGGTTAAGATCGCCCGGAGACCTTGTATTTACGATAGGCGTTCTGGTTCTTTTTATAGATATAACAATAAAACTTCTACAGGTTAAAAAATCGGTAAAAGAATAA
- a CDS encoding formate hydrogenlyase, whose amino-acid sequence MNIFLNSTVFQIFQVITVLGFSPFIAGFIGKIEEIFEGKKGPSVFQPYYDIHKLFQKEILIPPSASFIFKSAPFVSFISMVLITLLIPVLTAYPLPLGFMGDMLGGAFLFSLSSFFINIASLDLGTSYGGLGSSRATLLAILSEPTLILVFVGVALIAQSTLPYVMLRTITASLPFYFSPPHFLIIAAFFLLFLADTDRRPINASTHAEMSMIEEARILDYSGPYLALLKWSGYMKQFLLLVIFLNVLVFPWGLSINHSLAGLIIAVISLILKMLIVGFIAGIIDTAISRLRFFRYQEYFAAAFVLSVLAIMTFQYKGF is encoded by the coding sequence ATGAACATCTTTTTAAATTCAACCGTCTTTCAAATCTTTCAGGTTATAACCGTCCTTGGTTTTTCCCCGTTTATTGCGGGCTTTATCGGCAAGATAGAGGAGATTTTTGAGGGGAAGAAGGGACCTTCGGTTTTTCAGCCTTATTACGATATTCATAAACTATTCCAAAAAGAGATATTGATACCGCCTTCCGCCTCGTTTATTTTTAAGTCAGCCCCGTTCGTTTCTTTTATTTCGATGGTGCTTATTACCCTTCTTATTCCTGTTTTAACCGCATATCCGCTTCCCCTTGGATTTATGGGCGATATGCTCGGAGGGGCATTTCTTTTTTCCCTTTCATCATTTTTTATAAACATTGCTTCCCTTGATTTGGGTACAAGCTATGGGGGGCTGGGTTCGTCCCGCGCCACCCTTCTCGCGATTCTTTCCGAGCCTACCCTTATTCTCGTTTTTGTGGGCGTAGCTTTAATAGCACAATCCACACTGCCTTATGTGATGCTGCGTACTATAACCGCATCATTGCCTTTTTATTTTAGTCCGCCCCATTTCTTAATTATAGCCGCATTTTTTCTCTTATTTCTGGCGGATACGGATAGAAGGCCTATTAACGCCTCAACTCATGCCGAGATGAGCATGATTGAAGAGGCAAGAATTTTGGATTATTCAGGTCCATATTTAGCTCTTTTAAAATGGTCAGGGTATATGAAACAATTTTTACTTTTGGTGATTTTTTTGAATGTACTGGTTTTTCCATGGGGGCTATCCATTAATCATAGTCTCGCAGGTCTTATTATTGCTGTAATCAGTCTTATTTTAAAAATGTTAATTGTGGGATTCATAGCCGGAATTATAGATACCGCTATTTCAAGATTGAGATTCTTCAGGTATCAGGAGTATTTTGCCGCCGCATTCGTTTTAAGCGTTCTTGCGATAATGACATTTCAATATAAGGGTTTTTAA
- a CDS encoding hydrogenase 4 subunit F — protein MNIFIITFLIIPLFASLSSFIIKNNRFAEYISLLSSSLCLIGAFIILYFLISLKAISIFNSAIVIDKFGAYIILLVSIVYFLSSMYSISYMRLAMEDEQMTDREFNRYYLFLNLFALTMLIAPMINNMAVYLIDIELTTVASAFLVIAEVTEKSIEAAWKYILIVSSGISLALLGTILFYLSGNIPGSANAVSSLDWTTLRLNAVYLNKDIVRFAFVLIVIGLGTKVGLAPMHTWLPDAHSEAPSPISSMLSASLLNTAIYGIMRYFSITGKNLGFNYPNTIMVIIGLFTIFTGVMGIINQKSTKRLFAYSSIEHMGIISLGFGLGGVFGTFGALLQMFGHSLAKPVMFFGSGNLLHKYKTKDIKKIKGVFYVMPKTAFLFSIGVLALTGSPPSVTFISEFLIILQSLKNGYYVVTIMLISLLIAAFVSLLAKVGSIVFGKKDNDLNIKKGDFGLSSYLPMALPLAALIILGFYIPGNLHSLLLDIVQIIR, from the coding sequence ATGAATATTTTCATTATTACATTTTTGATAATCCCCTTATTTGCATCCTTAAGTTCTTTTATTATAAAAAATAATAGATTTGCCGAATATATAAGCCTTTTGTCCTCATCCTTATGCCTGATTGGCGCATTTATTATTCTTTATTTTTTAATAAGCCTTAAAGCTATTTCTATTTTTAACAGTGCAATAGTAATAGATAAGTTTGGCGCTTATATAATCCTGTTGGTTAGTATCGTATATTTTTTATCGTCGATGTATTCTATTTCATATATGAGGCTTGCAATGGAAGACGAGCAGATGACGGATAGGGAGTTTAACAGGTATTATCTTTTTTTGAATCTTTTTGCTTTGACGATGCTTATCGCTCCAATGATTAACAATATGGCGGTTTACCTGATAGACATAGAACTTACCACGGTAGCAAGCGCTTTTTTGGTTATTGCGGAGGTTACGGAAAAATCGATAGAAGCGGCATGGAAGTACATCCTGATAGTTTCTTCGGGAATCTCGCTTGCCCTTTTAGGCACGATACTATTTTATCTTTCGGGAAATATTCCCGGAAGCGCAAATGCCGTTTCATCTTTAGACTGGACAACTTTACGCTTGAATGCCGTTTATCTTAATAAAGATATAGTAAGGTTTGCATTTGTTTTAATCGTGATAGGTTTAGGTACCAAAGTCGGTCTTGCTCCAATGCATACATGGCTTCCCGATGCCCATTCGGAAGCGCCTTCCCCTATTTCAAGCATGCTTTCGGCATCTCTTTTAAATACGGCAATATACGGCATAATGAGGTATTTTAGTATTACGGGGAAAAATCTTGGATTTAATTATCCGAACACAATAATGGTTATTATAGGTCTTTTTACAATATTTACAGGGGTAATGGGAATTATTAATCAAAAATCGACAAAAAGGCTTTTTGCATATTCGAGTATCGAACATATGGGAATAATTAGTTTAGGGTTTGGTCTGGGGGGCGTATTTGGAACTTTTGGCGCCCTTTTGCAGATGTTCGGTCACAGCCTTGCAAAACCTGTCATGTTTTTTGGTTCCGGAAATTTGCTGCACAAGTATAAAACGAAGGATATTAAAAAAATTAAAGGCGTTTTTTATGTTATGCCTAAAACCGCTTTTTTATTTTCCATTGGCGTGCTTGCATTAACCGGGTCTCCGCCTTCGGTAACCTTTATAAGCGAATTTTTAATTATACTTCAAAGTTTAAAAAACGGCTATTATGTAGTAACGATAATGCTTATAAGTCTTTTAATTGCGGCATTTGTTAGTTTATTGGCAAAAGTCGGCTCTATTGTTTTCGGAAAAAAAGATAATGATTTAAATATTAAAAAGGGCGATTTTGGGCTCTCATCTTATTTGCCCATGGCTCTGCCGCTTGCGGCATTGATAATTTTAGGGTTTTATATACCGGGAAACCTGCATAGTTTATTGCTGGATATAGTTCAGATAATTAGATAA
- a CDS encoding 4Fe-4S dicluster domain-containing protein, with product MAFWTYSGLKFGIKSVKFPKENDFYDGFISSIKINGQKCLNQDKTAGLSGKSDGLQCRKCELVCPTKAVNLNNLADGENGKGGQALKAIDANRCIFCGLCIDACSDIAGAIYYSNDFDFDIAPSPCAGKIKAFKKSLFVKHIDTGSCGACESEINALNNPYYNMHRLGIFITPSPRFADVLLVTGTFTKKMSDIFFNVLDNIPKPRYVVLIGSCSLTGGVFERSEADEDGFNTGLLNSTETKEGTDLNPSPLLNENVIALPHCPPNPFEILNVLLLIKKGDFK from the coding sequence ATGGCTTTCTGGACATATAGCGGATTGAAATTTGGAATAAAATCTGTAAAATTTCCGAAGGAAAACGATTTTTACGATGGTTTTATCTCATCCATAAAAATCAACGGGCAAAAGTGTCTAAATCAAGACAAAACGGCCGGTTTATCAGGGAAAAGCGACGGGTTGCAGTGCAGAAAATGCGAGCTTGTCTGTCCGACTAAAGCGGTTAACCTGAATAATTTAGCAGACGGCGAAAACGGGAAGGGCGGGCAGGCATTAAAAGCGATTGATGCGAACAGATGTATCTTCTGCGGATTATGCATTGACGCTTGCAGCGATATTGCGGGCGCAATTTATTATAGCAATGATTTTGATTTCGATATAGCCCCTTCACCCTGTGCAGGCAAGATAAAAGCCTTTAAAAAATCTCTATTTGTAAAGCATATAGATACAGGGTCTTGCGGGGCATGCGAGTCGGAAATTAATGCGTTGAACAATCCGTATTACAATATGCACAGGCTTGGTATTTTTATAACGCCGAGTCCCCGGTTTGCCGATGTGTTATTGGTTACAGGAACTTTCACTAAAAAGATGTCCGATATATTTTTTAATGTTTTGGACAATATTCCAAAACCGAGATATGTTGTTCTAATCGGCTCCTGTTCCCTGACCGGCGGCGTATTCGAGAGGTCGGAAGCCGATGAAGACGGTTTTAATACAGGGTTATTAAACAGTACGGAAACTAAAGAGGGGACGGATTTAAATCCGTCCCCTCTGCTGAACGAAAATGTTATTGCTTTGCCTCACTGTCCGCCTAATCCATTCGAAATATTAAATGTTTTATTGCTAATCAAAAAGGGTGATTTCAAATGA
- a CDS encoding exonuclease VII, large subunit-containing protein: MEAKEHVMDFSISPEKYFDARFDGQEKLFNSRFDNLTGYVNTKFDEFEIRFSELDRKIDILDKKIDSKASEFRFEARADELNKKIDDRFSELDKKIDEKFTFLDKKIDEKFTFLDRKIDVKFTELDGKIDEKFTVLDRKFTWGMGLMMGFFTIMFAVIIGIHFIK, encoded by the coding sequence ATGGAAGCTAAGGAACATGTTATGGATTTTTCTATATCCCCCGAAAAATATTTCGATGCCCGCTTTGACGGTCAGGAAAAACTGTTTAATTCACGGTTTGACAATCTTACCGGCTATGTGAATACCAAGTTTGACGAATTTGAGATAAGATTTTCCGAGCTTGACAGGAAAATAGATATCTTAGACAAAAAAATCGATTCAAAAGCTTCAGAGTTTAGGTTTGAGGCAAGAGCCGACGAGTTAAACAAGAAAATCGATGATAGATTCTCGGAACTTGATAAAAAAATCGATGAAAAGTTTACCTTCCTTGATAAAAAAATCGATGAAAAGTTTACCTTCCTTGACAGAAAAATAGATGTCAAGTTTACCGAGCTTGACGGGAAAATCGATGAAAAATTTACTGTACTCGATAGGAAATTTACCTGGGGCATGGGTTTAATGATGGGTTTTTTTACAATAATGTTTGCGGTAATAATCGGCATCCATTTTATAAAATAA